From a single Terriglobales bacterium genomic region:
- a CDS encoding YIP1 family protein, with protein sequence MQRLQTLPLPTYEEVEKDASATGQALAVVILSSIAAGLGQRHGFVIALIAALLGWFAWAFLIYFIGTKLLFEPQTHADVGQLLPTTGFSAAPGLLRVLGIIPLLGPVTMLFIALWTLVAMIIAVRQALDYTSTWRAIGVSVIGWIVYMAHHRSARLQLPADDLIGSTLGRNQRGTVQPTF encoded by the coding sequence TTGCAGCGGCTGCAAACCCTGCCGCTCCCGACCTATGAGGAAGTTGAGAAAGACGCCAGCGCAACCGGACAGGCCCTGGCGGTGGTAATTCTCTCCAGCATCGCTGCCGGCCTCGGCCAGCGGCATGGATTCGTTATCGCCCTGATCGCGGCGTTGTTAGGTTGGTTCGCGTGGGCATTTCTGATCTATTTCATCGGGACAAAGCTGCTCTTCGAGCCGCAAACACACGCCGATGTCGGCCAACTGCTGCCCACCACGGGCTTTTCCGCCGCTCCCGGCCTGCTGCGAGTGCTGGGCATTATCCCCCTGCTGGGGCCGGTGACCATGCTGTTCATCGCCCTCTGGACGCTGGTAGCCATGATCATCGCCGTGCGCCAGGCGCTGGACTACACGAGCACGTGGCGCGCCATCGGCGTCTCCGTGATCGGCTGGATCGTTTACATGGCCCATCATCGCAGTGCTCGGCTTCAGCTTCCGGCCGATGACCTGATCGGCTCCACGCTGGGGAGGAATCAGCGTGGAACTGTCCAGCCCACCTTCTGA
- a CDS encoding thiamine phosphate synthase: protein MQFPGNDGGRRRRLLAKIAEAARCGVDWIQLRERDLAARELERLAREVVAVVRDASSRTRLLINSRIDVALAAGADGVHLRSDDIAASEARVIWSQAGRRTSAGGIFVPPVIGVSCHTTDEVRLAEAHGADFALFAPVFEKHGSAGAGLEVLRAACRPQAAGDNVEGPGTSAMPVLALGGVTLKNARDCLQAGAAGIAAIRLFQDNDVTTVVQQLRIISG, encoded by the coding sequence TTGCAGTTTCCGGGGAACGACGGCGGACGCCGTCGCCGCCTGCTGGCCAAGATCGCCGAAGCCGCTCGCTGCGGCGTGGACTGGATCCAACTGCGCGAACGCGACCTGGCCGCGCGGGAGCTGGAGCGGCTGGCGCGGGAAGTGGTGGCTGTCGTGCGCGACGCCTCCAGCCGAACGCGCCTGCTGATCAACTCCCGCATCGACGTCGCCCTCGCAGCGGGTGCCGACGGCGTCCACCTGCGTTCGGACGACATCGCCGCCAGCGAAGCCCGCGTAATCTGGAGCCAGGCCGGTCGTCGAACCTCCGCGGGCGGAATTTTCGTGCCGCCGGTGATCGGCGTCTCCTGCCATACCACGGACGAGGTGCGGCTTGCCGAGGCGCATGGCGCCGACTTTGCCCTCTTCGCGCCCGTATTCGAGAAGCACGGCTCGGCCGGCGCAGGTCTCGAAGTGCTGCGCGCCGCCTGCCGGCCGCAGGCGGCTGGGGACAACGTCGAGGGACCGGGAACCTCGGCTATGCCGGTGCTGGCGCTCGGCGGCGTCACGCTGAAAAACGCGCGCGACTGCCTGCAGGCCGGCGCTGCGGGAATTGCCGCCATCCGCTTGTTTCAAGACAACGATGTGACTACCGTAGTCCAGCAGCTCAGGATAATCTCTGGTTAA
- a CDS encoding multidrug efflux SMR transporter: MMAWIHLIAAGICEIVWAIALKYSQGFTRPLASGIVLGVGFLSFYLLSLAAKSLPIGTAYAVWTGIGAAGTAILGIALFSEPRDWPRLASIALIVAGIAGLRVFSQP, from the coding sequence ATGATGGCGTGGATTCACCTGATTGCGGCGGGTATTTGCGAGATCGTGTGGGCAATCGCGCTGAAGTACTCACAGGGATTCACGCGTCCACTGGCCAGCGGCATTGTGCTGGGCGTCGGTTTTCTCAGCTTTTATCTCCTCAGCCTAGCCGCGAAGTCGCTTCCCATCGGGACCGCGTACGCGGTGTGGACGGGAATCGGCGCCGCCGGCACCGCGATCCTCGGCATTGCGCTGTTTTCCGAGCCGCGCGACTGGCCGCGTCTGGCCAGCATCGCCTTGATCGTCGCCGGCATCGCCGGCCTGCGCGTGTTCTCGCAGCCCTGA
- a CDS encoding DUF711 family protein: protein MRIRPALVLLAATLLVPFALAAEKPKVRAITAFVRFDRDHYQQQIRETLDFLRAAKAEFERGGYEVQTIRISTQPFPEYVRGLSPRQALELFRDYDALAQKEGFDASIGTVFVGSPADREMVDLLAQILASTRTLNASVSITSDTGVNWNAVAGTAHLIKALAERTPHSQGNFNFTAAAMVPPLTPFYPASYHLGSGRQFAVALQPANVVAEAFTAPAGGAATPDSLRQRLQQLLSTHASKIQEIASAIEKRSGWSYAGLDPSPAPLKDVSIGAAIEAFTGATFGSSGTLTAATAVTAVLKAIPVKQTGYSGLMLPVLEDELLARRWGEGKITLDSLLAYSAVCGTGLDT, encoded by the coding sequence GTGCGAATCCGGCCCGCTCTGGTTCTGCTTGCGGCCACGCTGCTGGTACCGTTCGCGCTCGCCGCTGAAAAGCCGAAGGTGCGCGCCATCACCGCCTTCGTGCGCTTCGATCGCGATCACTACCAGCAGCAAATCCGAGAGACGCTGGATTTCCTGCGCGCCGCGAAGGCGGAATTCGAACGCGGCGGATACGAGGTGCAGACCATCCGCATCAGCACGCAGCCATTTCCCGAATATGTGCGCGGGCTCTCGCCGCGGCAGGCGCTCGAGTTGTTCCGCGACTACGATGCCCTGGCGCAGAAGGAAGGCTTCGACGCCTCGATCGGCACGGTGTTTGTCGGGAGCCCGGCCGATCGCGAAATGGTGGATCTGCTCGCGCAGATACTCGCCTCCACCAGGACACTCAACGCCAGCGTGAGCATCACCTCCGATACCGGAGTGAACTGGAATGCGGTCGCAGGCACCGCGCACCTGATTAAGGCGCTCGCGGAGCGCACCCCGCACAGCCAGGGAAATTTCAACTTCACCGCAGCGGCCATGGTGCCGCCGCTCACGCCCTTCTATCCGGCGTCCTACCACCTGGGCTCGGGCCGGCAGTTTGCAGTGGCGCTGCAGCCGGCCAATGTGGTGGCGGAGGCCTTTACCGCGCCGGCAGGGGGAGCGGCCACGCCGGACTCCCTGCGCCAGCGTCTGCAGCAACTGCTGAGCACGCACGCTTCGAAGATCCAGGAGATCGCCTCCGCCATCGAGAAGCGCTCCGGGTGGAGCTACGCGGGCCTGGACCCCTCGCCCGCTCCGCTGAAGGACGTCTCCATCGGCGCGGCGATCGAGGCCTTTACCGGCGCGACCTTCGGCTCCAGCGGCACTCTGACCGCGGCCACAGCCGTAACCGCCGTGCTGAAGGCAATTCCGGTAAAGCAGACCGGCTATTCGGGGCTCATGCTGCCCGTGCTCGAGGACGAGCTGCTGGCCCGCCGCTGGGGGGAGGGGAAGATCACGCTGGATTCGCTGCTGGCCTACTCGGCCGTGTGCGGCACCGGCCTGGACACCA